GCTGTTGCGCCGCATGTACGCGTGGCCGCTGATCGGGTACCACATCTCTGTGAAGGTGAGGTTGGCCACGGTGATGGCGCAGCGGCCCAGCACCTTGAAGCCGGACTTCCGGTAGAAAGGAACGAGGAAATCTTCACACATCAGCACCGCCCGGCGCACGTTGGGCAGGCAGCGGAGATACTGCAGGTAGCGCCACATCAGAATGGGACCTTTACCCTGTTGTCTGAAGGTGCGGTGGACGGCCAAGACGTGGATGTGGACGGTGGAGCCACGGGGCTTGTGGAGAGTCAGAGCTTCCTGGAACAAAGTGGTTAGAGACCATAGTTACTGCTCCTGTTTCATCAGATGAGTTCAACTGGACGGTTGAGGAGCGCAGAATGTCTTACCGTAGAGAGTCTGTCCTGGTCCCACAGAGAGCCAATGATAAACGCCACCAGCCGGCCCTCCTCAAACCAGCCCATGGACAACTCTGGACACAGCGTGAGGAAGTGGCGCACCTCGTCCAGGTGGAGGGGGCAGTCACCTGACACTGAGATAAATgctgagagagatggagagagatgcGCAGTGAAGGTTTGGCACCACTTTTACGCACGGT
This genomic window from Mastacembelus armatus chromosome 8, fMasArm1.2, whole genome shotgun sequence contains:
- the LOC113141127 gene encoding serotonin N-acetyltransferase-like produces the protein MSVVGAQPFIKPMQPSPSVSPGIQRRHTLPASEVRPLNTQDAISVFEIEREAFISVSGDCPLHLDEVRHFLTLCPELSMGWFEEGRLVAFIIGSLWDQDRLSTEALTLHKPRGSTVHIHVLAVHRTFRQQGKGPILMWRYLQYLRCLPNVRRAVLMCEDFLVPFYRKSGFKVLGRCAITVANLTFTEMWYPISGHAYMRRNSEAIRFPQHPLTLPLSSTDEHVDV